In Micromonospora sp. WMMD980, the following are encoded in one genomic region:
- a CDS encoding TraR/DksA C4-type zinc finger protein, giving the protein MAKPADTRTAGRKPVAKATRSAAETEKIRAALAARRDELNAEYDQTLSEITELQRDRLTDSAGDDQADTGTKTFEREQEISLANSIKERITQVERALERLDEGGYGWCERCGNPIPVERLAAFPSATLCVSCKQLEERR; this is encoded by the coding sequence ATGGCGAAGCCAGCCGACACCAGGACCGCCGGTCGCAAGCCGGTGGCGAAGGCCACCCGCAGCGCGGCGGAGACCGAGAAGATCCGGGCCGCGCTGGCGGCCCGGCGGGACGAGCTCAACGCCGAGTACGATCAGACGCTGAGCGAGATCACCGAGCTGCAGCGCGACCGGTTGACCGACTCGGCCGGGGACGACCAGGCCGACACCGGCACCAAGACCTTCGAGCGCGAGCAGGAGATCTCACTCGCCAACAGCATCAAGGAGCGGATCACGCAGGTCGAGCGCGCGCTGGAGCGGCTCGACGAGGGTGGCTACGGCTGGTGCGAGCGGTGCGGCAACCCGATCCCGGTGGAGCGGCTCGCCGCGTTCCCGTCGGCCACCCTCTGCGTGAGCTGCAAGCAGCTGGAGGAGCGGCGCTGA
- the lspA gene encoding signal peptidase II codes for MTAAPPAGSGTTGTAAGAPRRRAVGLLLGVSLVSLLVDLGTKQLALSELPGREPVSVLGGAVYFTLTRNSGAAWSIGSDHTWVFPLITFAVIGWIGWMALRLRSLPWAVSLGLVLGGALGNLTDRIFRAPGHFVGHVVDMISLFGPYGQYYPVFNLADSSLVCGVVLAVFLELTGRQRDGSRARAGSSAADDAPADQRERA; via the coding sequence ATGACCGCAGCACCACCCGCCGGGTCCGGCACCACGGGGACAGCCGCCGGCGCGCCCCGCCGCAGGGCCGTCGGCCTGCTGCTCGGTGTCTCCCTCGTCTCGCTCCTGGTCGACCTGGGCACGAAGCAGCTCGCGCTCAGCGAGCTGCCCGGCCGGGAGCCGGTGTCGGTGCTCGGTGGGGCCGTCTACTTCACCCTCACCCGCAACAGCGGGGCCGCCTGGAGCATCGGCTCCGACCACACCTGGGTCTTCCCGCTGATCACGTTCGCGGTGATCGGGTGGATCGGGTGGATGGCGCTGCGACTGCGCTCGCTGCCGTGGGCGGTGTCGCTGGGCCTGGTGCTGGGCGGGGCGCTGGGCAACCTCACCGACCGGATCTTCCGGGCCCCGGGGCACTTCGTCGGCCACGTCGTCGACATGATCAGCCTGTTCGGCCCGTACGGCCAGTACTACCCGGTGTTCAACCTGGCCGACAGCTCGCTGGTCTGCGGCGTGGTGCTGGCGGTCTTCCTGGAGCTGACCGGCCGGCAGCGGGACGGCTCCCGCGCCCGCGCCGGGTCCAGCGCGGCCGACGACGCCCCGGCCGACCAGCGGGAGCGGGCATGA
- a CDS encoding RluA family pseudouridine synthase gives MTAAYATGGDQRSLPVPDGLDGMRLDQAVSRLFGLSRTAAAALVDAGDALVDGVARANSHKVRAGAWLEVTLPAPAAPPTVVPQAVPGLTVVYADDDIVVVDKPVGVAAHPSPGWTGPTVIGGLAGIGHRISTSGAAERQGVVHRLDVGTTGVMAVAKSELAYTALKRAFKEREVEKRYHAVVQGHPDPLRGTIDAPIDRHPHHDYRWAVVSGGKPSVTHYDTLEAFPSASLLDVRLETGRTHQIRVHFSTLRHPCVGDLTYGADPTLSARLGLSRQWLHARSLSFRHPRTGEEVTFVSDYPDDLARALEILRD, from the coding sequence ATGACCGCCGCGTACGCCACCGGTGGCGACCAGCGCTCCCTGCCGGTTCCGGACGGTCTCGACGGCATGCGGCTGGACCAGGCCGTGTCCCGGCTCTTCGGGCTGTCCCGCACCGCCGCGGCGGCACTCGTGGACGCCGGCGACGCGCTCGTCGACGGGGTGGCCCGGGCCAACTCGCACAAGGTGCGCGCCGGTGCCTGGCTGGAGGTCACGCTGCCCGCGCCGGCCGCCCCGCCGACCGTGGTGCCGCAGGCCGTGCCCGGCCTCACCGTGGTCTACGCCGACGACGACATCGTGGTGGTGGACAAGCCGGTCGGCGTGGCGGCGCACCCGAGCCCCGGCTGGACCGGCCCGACCGTGATCGGCGGGCTGGCCGGCATCGGGCACCGGATCTCCACCAGCGGCGCGGCCGAGCGGCAGGGCGTGGTGCACCGGCTCGACGTGGGCACCACCGGGGTCATGGCGGTGGCCAAGAGCGAGCTGGCCTACACCGCGTTGAAGCGGGCGTTCAAGGAACGCGAGGTGGAGAAGCGCTACCACGCGGTGGTGCAGGGCCACCCGGATCCGCTGCGCGGCACCATCGACGCGCCGATCGACAGGCACCCGCACCACGACTACCGCTGGGCGGTGGTCTCCGGCGGCAAGCCGAGCGTCACCCACTACGACACGCTCGAGGCGTTCCCCTCGGCCAGCCTGCTCGACGTGCGGCTGGAGACCGGGCGGACGCACCAGATCCGGGTGCACTTCTCGACGCTGCGGCACCCCTGCGTGGGTGACCTGACCTACGGCGCCGACCCGACCCTGTCGGCCCGCCTCGGGCTGTCCCGGCAGTGGCTGCACGCCCGGTCGCTGAGCTTCCGGCACCCGCGCACCGGCGAGGAGGTCACGTTCGTCAGCGACTACCCGGACGACCTGGCCCGGGCGCTGGAGATCCTGCGCGACTGA
- a CDS encoding ATPase, whose product MDGSETGWGRQGEPAPRWRALLDRARLGGRGAEHADADRRVEESPLPPPDPLPHRGAGTGWTGRAAAVGRAADGSYGAEPGYRAEATFRVDPAFRADPRYDGEPAYRAEPAYRVDPEPAAEPSWRGDPGYPSEPRAEPSWRADPGYPAEPAGEPSWRAEPSPVAEPSWRAEPEPRGRAEAPVESRYSLLDGGYRPAAPPPESRYALLDRGRYRPEIPPAPEQPAVPAPRRPVEARPGRIDAVRARWRAAEPDAELERATGVLRRELGAPRVLAFANPKGGVHKTTATVLAAASVGSVRGRGVLAWDDNELRGTLGLRAGSARHARTIRHLVQDLAQIEILEGDTLLSHLDDYLRHASDGSYDVLAGEESPRFAQRLDQFTVKRVLELLRRTHEVVCVDTGNNVESPNWRTVMQAADQLVVTTVPREDAAFSADWMLDLLHEVGMGELADNAVTLISCPTPGRSSLQDDLERHFATRTRAVAVVPYDPALETGSSIEYPQLQAETRTAWLKAAAMMLEPFAR is encoded by the coding sequence TTGGACGGCAGCGAGACCGGCTGGGGTCGGCAGGGCGAGCCGGCACCGCGGTGGCGGGCGCTGCTCGACCGGGCCCGACTCGGCGGTCGCGGCGCGGAGCACGCCGACGCCGACCGGCGCGTCGAGGAGAGCCCGCTGCCGCCGCCCGATCCGCTGCCGCACCGCGGCGCCGGCACCGGCTGGACCGGGCGCGCCGCCGCGGTCGGCCGGGCCGCCGACGGGTCGTACGGCGCCGAACCCGGGTACCGCGCCGAGGCCACCTTCCGGGTCGATCCGGCGTTCCGCGCGGATCCCCGCTACGACGGCGAGCCGGCCTACCGGGCGGAGCCGGCGTACCGCGTCGACCCGGAGCCGGCGGCCGAGCCGTCCTGGCGCGGCGACCCCGGCTACCCGTCCGAGCCCCGGGCCGAGCCGTCCTGGCGTGCCGACCCCGGCTACCCGGCGGAGCCGGCGGGCGAGCCGTCCTGGCGTGCCGAACCCTCCCCTGTCGCGGAGCCGTCCTGGCGGGCCGAGCCGGAACCGCGCGGGCGGGCCGAGGCGCCCGTCGAGTCGCGTTACTCCCTCCTCGACGGTGGCTACCGCCCGGCGGCCCCGCCGCCGGAGTCCCGCTACGCCCTGCTGGACCGGGGGCGATACCGGCCGGAGATCCCGCCGGCGCCGGAGCAACCGGCGGTGCCCGCCCCGCGCCGTCCGGTGGAGGCCCGACCGGGCCGCATCGACGCGGTGCGGGCGCGGTGGCGTGCCGCCGAACCGGACGCCGAGCTGGAACGGGCGACCGGGGTGCTCCGCCGCGAGCTGGGCGCCCCCCGGGTGCTCGCCTTCGCCAACCCCAAGGGCGGCGTGCACAAGACCACCGCCACCGTGCTCGCCGCGGCCAGCGTGGGCAGCGTACGCGGGCGCGGGGTGCTCGCCTGGGACGACAACGAGCTGCGCGGCACCCTCGGCCTGCGCGCCGGCAGCGCCCGGCACGCGCGGACCATCCGGCACCTGGTGCAGGATCTCGCGCAGATCGAGATCCTCGAGGGCGACACGCTGCTGTCGCACCTCGACGACTACCTCCGGCACGCCTCCGACGGCTCCTACGACGTGCTGGCCGGCGAGGAGAGCCCGCGTTTCGCCCAGCGGCTCGACCAGTTCACCGTCAAGCGGGTGCTGGAGCTGCTGCGCCGCACCCACGAGGTGGTCTGCGTGGACACCGGCAACAACGTGGAGAGCCCCAACTGGCGCACCGTCATGCAGGCCGCCGACCAGCTCGTGGTGACCACCGTGCCGCGCGAGGACGCCGCCTTCAGCGCCGACTGGATGCTCGACCTGCTGCACGAGGTGGGCATGGGCGAGCTGGCCGACAACGCCGTCACGCTGATCTCCTGCCCGACCCCGGGGCGGAGTTCGCTCCAGGACGACCTGGAGCGGCACTTCGCCACCCGCACCCGGGCGGTCGCCGTGGTGCCCTACGACCCGGCGCTGGAGACCGGCTCCTCGATCGAATATCCGCAGCTCCAGGCGGAGACCCGCACCGCCTGGCTCAAGGCGGCGGCGATGATGCTGGAGCCGTTCGCGCGCTGA
- a CDS encoding DUF2567 domain-containing protein, producing MSPDTPDPERSADRSGAADRPPVEAPPAGPDGPPAAPAPPTDGMTGTDASAGRQGLAEGATGTDASAGRQGPTGRVSGAEPWTVHPPGPLAPSPGTTVARRGFGRAVATTLGVTALLTVLGAPLGLLWAWLAPGTPVRQTPDGAVYAVPQPEQPIAADGWFSLLALGFGVLSAIALWVLLRRRRGPAGLLAVALGGLGAAVVAWQVGRRIGLATFQRLVDTAPPGTDFTKPADLRAGGVDWFGPLPLPHGNLLLAAFGAAVTYTLLAGWSRWPSLRPEPEPGGDWPPAHGPGGWPAPGVGGYGPPAPEGGRTPPGISSAPEDPPAR from the coding sequence GTGAGCCCGGACACCCCTGATCCCGAGCGGAGCGCCGACCGCTCCGGCGCGGCCGACCGCCCGCCCGTCGAGGCGCCCCCGGCCGGGCCCGACGGCCCGCCCGCCGCGCCCGCGCCCCCGACGGACGGCATGACCGGCACGGACGCGTCCGCCGGTCGCCAGGGCCTGGCCGAGGGGGCGACCGGCACGGACGCGTCCGCCGGTCGCCAGGGTCCGACGGGACGGGTGTCCGGCGCCGAACCGTGGACGGTTCATCCGCCGGGCCCGCTCGCGCCGTCGCCGGGGACGACCGTCGCGCGACGCGGCTTCGGCCGGGCGGTGGCGACGACCCTCGGCGTGACGGCGCTGCTCACCGTGCTCGGTGCGCCGCTGGGGCTGCTCTGGGCGTGGCTGGCGCCGGGCACTCCGGTGCGGCAGACCCCGGACGGCGCGGTCTACGCCGTTCCGCAGCCGGAGCAGCCGATCGCGGCCGACGGCTGGTTCAGCCTCCTGGCGCTCGGCTTCGGCGTCCTCTCCGCGATCGCGCTGTGGGTGCTGCTGCGCCGCAGGCGGGGCCCGGCGGGGCTGCTCGCGGTCGCCCTGGGCGGCCTCGGTGCGGCCGTGGTGGCCTGGCAGGTGGGTCGCCGGATCGGGCTGGCCACGTTCCAGCGTCTGGTGGACACCGCGCCGCCGGGCACCGACTTCACCAAGCCCGCCGACCTGCGCGCCGGCGGTGTCGACTGGTTCGGCCCGCTGCCCCTGCCGCACGGCAACCTGCTGCTCGCGGCGTTCGGCGCGGCCGTCACGTACACGCTGCTGGCCGGCTGGTCGCGGTGGCCGTCGCTGCGCCCGGAGCCGGAGCCCGGCGGCGACTGGCCGCCCGCTCACGGCCCGGGCGGCTGGCCCGCGCCCGGCGTCGGCGGCTACGGGCCGCCGGCGCCCGAGGGTGGGCGGACGCCGCCGGGCATCAGTTCGGCGCCGGAAGACCCGCCAGCTCGCTGA
- a CDS encoding LON peptidase substrate-binding domain-containing protein, translated as MSARLPVFPLGTVLFPGLVLPLHIFEERYQALVRDLVGLPEGAPREFGVVAIAAGWEVAQAGPPGRPGTPLAGGEVTLHEVGCTAELRQVTELTDGGFDIVTVGRRRFRIAEIDDAAEPYLTAEVQWLPEPAGPDEVADTLAARVISVFRHYLGLIRPEQEDISEQLPEDPTVLSHLVAATAALTVADRQRLLAIDDTPDRLRAELRLLNRETALLRQVRAVPVPLSELAGLPAPN; from the coding sequence GTGAGCGCACGGCTGCCGGTGTTCCCGCTCGGGACCGTCCTCTTTCCCGGGCTGGTCCTCCCCCTGCACATCTTCGAGGAGCGCTACCAGGCGCTGGTGCGTGACCTGGTCGGGCTCCCCGAGGGCGCGCCGCGCGAGTTCGGCGTGGTGGCGATCGCGGCCGGCTGGGAGGTGGCGCAGGCCGGTCCGCCGGGGCGGCCCGGCACCCCGCTGGCCGGCGGCGAGGTCACCCTGCACGAGGTGGGCTGCACCGCCGAGCTGCGGCAGGTCACCGAGCTGACCGACGGCGGGTTCGACATCGTCACCGTCGGTCGGCGCCGGTTCCGCATCGCCGAGATCGACGACGCCGCCGAGCCCTATCTCACCGCCGAGGTCCAGTGGCTGCCCGAGCCCGCCGGCCCGGACGAGGTGGCCGACACGCTGGCGGCCCGGGTGATCTCGGTGTTCCGGCACTACCTCGGCCTGATCCGGCCGGAGCAGGAGGACATCTCCGAGCAGCTCCCGGAGGACCCGACCGTGCTGTCGCACCTGGTTGCGGCGACCGCCGCGCTGACCGTCGCCGACCGGCAGCGGCTGCTCGCCATCGACGACACCCCCGACCGGCTCCGCGCCGAGCTGCGCCTGCTCAACCGGGAGACGGCGCTGCTGCGCCAGGTGCGGGCCGTGCCGGTGCCGCTCAGCGAGCTGGCGGGTCTTCCGGCGCCGAACTGA
- the hisD gene encoding histidinol dehydrogenase produces MLTRIDLRGGVPDPRRLLPRAQLDVSVAVERIRPLVEAVREHGYPAIREASERFDGVSPEHLRVPVEVIRAAEGELDPQVRAALLESITRARKVHADQRRTDHTTRVVAGGTVTERWLPVDRVGLYVPGGLAMYPSTVVMNVVPAQAAGVRSLVVASPPQKENGGLPDRRVLAACALLGVDEVYAVGGAQAVAMLAYGATVDPAGEQRCEPVDMITGPGNIWVTAAKRLLRGVVGIDAEAGPTEIAILADHTADPAHVAADLISQAEHDPLAASVLVTPSTELADAVDAELARQAPAAKHAERIGTALRGEQSGVVLVDDLEAGLRVVDAYAAEHLEIQTENPREWALRVRNAGAIFVGAWSPVSLGDYCAGSNHVLPTGGCARHSSGLSVQSFLRGVHLVEYTEQALREVAPHVVTLAGVEDLPAHGQAVSVRFPGGVS; encoded by the coding sequence GTGCTGACTCGGATCGACCTGCGCGGCGGGGTGCCCGACCCGCGCCGCCTGCTGCCCCGTGCCCAGCTCGACGTCTCCGTGGCGGTCGAGCGGATCCGTCCCCTCGTCGAGGCGGTCCGCGAGCATGGCTACCCGGCGATCCGCGAGGCCAGCGAGCGGTTCGACGGCGTCTCCCCGGAGCATCTGCGGGTGCCGGTCGAGGTGATCCGCGCCGCCGAGGGCGAGCTGGACCCGCAGGTCCGCGCCGCGCTGCTGGAGTCGATCACCCGGGCCCGCAAGGTGCACGCCGACCAGCGTCGCACCGACCACACCACCCGGGTGGTCGCCGGCGGCACGGTGACCGAGCGGTGGCTGCCGGTCGACCGGGTCGGTCTCTACGTCCCCGGCGGCCTGGCCATGTATCCGTCGACAGTGGTGATGAACGTGGTCCCGGCGCAGGCGGCCGGGGTGCGCTCGCTGGTGGTGGCCAGCCCGCCGCAGAAGGAGAACGGCGGCCTGCCCGACCGCCGGGTCCTGGCGGCCTGCGCGTTGCTCGGCGTCGACGAGGTGTACGCGGTCGGCGGCGCCCAGGCGGTGGCCATGCTGGCCTACGGCGCCACCGTCGACCCGGCCGGCGAGCAGCGCTGCGAGCCGGTCGACATGATCACCGGACCGGGCAACATCTGGGTCACCGCCGCGAAGCGGCTGCTGCGCGGCGTGGTCGGCATCGACGCCGAGGCCGGCCCGACCGAGATCGCGATCCTGGCCGACCACACCGCCGACCCGGCGCACGTCGCCGCCGACCTGATCAGCCAGGCCGAGCACGACCCGCTCGCGGCCAGCGTGCTGGTCACCCCGTCCACCGAGTTGGCCGACGCGGTCGACGCCGAGCTGGCCCGGCAGGCGCCGGCCGCCAAGCACGCCGAGCGGATCGGCACCGCGCTGCGCGGCGAGCAGAGCGGTGTGGTCCTCGTCGACGACCTGGAGGCCGGGCTGCGGGTGGTCGACGCGTACGCGGCCGAGCACCTGGAGATCCAGACCGAGAACCCGCGCGAGTGGGCGTTGCGGGTGCGCAACGCCGGCGCGATCTTCGTGGGCGCCTGGTCGCCGGTGTCGCTCGGCGACTACTGCGCCGGCTCCAACCACGTGCTGCCCACCGGCGGCTGCGCCCGGCACTCCTCCGGCCTGTCCGTGCAGTCCTTCCTGCGCGGCGTGCACCTGGTCGAATACACCGAGCAGGCGCTGCGCGAGGTGGCCCCGCACGTGGTCACGCTGGCCGGCGTGGAGGACCTGCCGGCGCACGGCCAGGCGGTCAGCGTCCGCTTCCCCGGAGGCGTGTCGTGA
- a CDS encoding histidinol-phosphate transaminase, which translates to MTSLDDLPIRDDLRGRSPYGAPQLDVAVRLNTNENSYPVPESVVEAIGKAVAAELRDLNRYPDRDAVALRADLAGYLGHGLTVDHVWAANGSNEIQQQLLQAFGGPARTALGFTPAYSMHPLLALGTGTGWIPGVRGADFGLTAAEAVDQVRAHRPDVVFLCSPNNPTGTALDPSVVAAVLAEAPGMVVVDEAYAEFARPGTVSALAVLPGHPRLVVTRTMSKAFGFAGGRLGYLAADPAVVAAVQLVRLPYHLSALTQAAARAALAHRDALLGTVTAIMEQRDRIVAELRARGHRVADSDANFVLFAVGGDQGAAWRTLLDAGVLVRDVGLPGWLRVTAGTPAETDAFLSAMEKLP; encoded by the coding sequence GTGACCTCGCTCGACGACCTGCCGATCCGGGACGACCTGCGGGGGCGTTCCCCGTACGGCGCGCCGCAGCTCGACGTGGCGGTGCGGCTGAACACGAACGAGAACTCCTACCCGGTGCCGGAGTCGGTGGTCGAGGCGATCGGCAAGGCCGTCGCGGCCGAGCTGCGCGACCTCAACCGCTATCCGGACCGGGACGCGGTGGCGCTCCGCGCCGACCTGGCCGGCTACCTGGGGCACGGGCTGACGGTCGACCACGTGTGGGCGGCCAACGGCTCCAACGAGATCCAGCAGCAACTGCTCCAGGCGTTCGGCGGCCCGGCGCGCACCGCGCTCGGGTTCACCCCGGCCTACTCGATGCACCCGCTGCTGGCGCTGGGCACCGGCACCGGCTGGATCCCGGGTGTCCGGGGCGCCGACTTCGGGCTCACCGCCGCCGAAGCGGTCGACCAGGTGCGCGCGCACCGGCCGGACGTGGTCTTCCTCTGCTCGCCGAACAATCCGACCGGCACCGCGCTCGACCCGTCAGTGGTCGCCGCGGTGCTGGCCGAGGCGCCCGGCATGGTGGTGGTGGACGAGGCGTACGCCGAGTTCGCCAGGCCCGGCACGGTCAGCGCGCTGGCGGTGCTGCCCGGCCACCCGCGGCTGGTGGTGACCCGCACCATGAGCAAGGCGTTCGGGTTCGCCGGCGGCCGGCTGGGCTACCTGGCCGCCGATCCGGCGGTGGTGGCGGCGGTGCAACTGGTCCGGCTGCCCTACCACCTCTCCGCGCTGACCCAGGCCGCCGCCCGGGCGGCGCTGGCCCACCGGGACGCGTTGCTCGGCACCGTCACCGCGATCATGGAGCAGCGCGACCGGATCGTCGCCGAGCTGCGCGCGCGGGGTCACCGGGTGGCCGACAGCGACGCCAACTTCGTGCTCTTCGCCGTCGGCGGCGACCAGGGCGCCGCCTGGCGTACCCTGCTCGACGCCGGCGTGCTGGTCCGCGACGTCGGCCTGCCCGGCTGGCTGCGGGTCACCGCCGGAACCCCGGCCGAGACCGACGCCTTCCTGTCCGCGATGGAGAAGCTGCCATGA